The following are encoded together in the Candidatus Margulisiibacteriota bacterium genome:
- a CDS encoding polysaccharide biosynthesis C-terminal domain-containing protein produces the protein MKALKLVAKGGLFSLAGDAINYSLSYVFLLLASHLLGAGNLGAYYWVFAIASLLGEFADCGTGQGLIYYGPRFEAEKGMNKSLPLFRFVLRFTLTNAVILGCLLFLFAPQITAYFNKPELIGLLRLCSVALPLGLFWPVLYKYCVARFKIVEGIIYGDIVRPILRVTILLLFILIGTKAIALVGTELLVGLLMIVLGLLVIRRLWGKVLFSGDLTGGEKRSLLFYSLPFLPLNLARGERAILILTGFFLAVTQVGIFGVVLKLAAISQVILTGLNFVFRPMVAKLYVERDMTTLNSLYKAITRWIFILTLPFSYLFIFYPGAVLGLFGEKFAAGSVALVIVAVGYLFEYGTSATQVIINMTGKSWWSLLNQLAYLAVIAGLGVWLIPGYGIIGAAIAVASAIVVVNLLRLYQSYRIVGFTPYSFYLLKPICAAAISGLVWQFVFPLGGALPWMKLAVLAAGYVTLYASLVLLMKLDQGEKELLSAARRKFGRT, from the coding sequence GTGAAAGCGCTGAAACTGGTCGCCAAGGGAGGGCTCTTCAGCCTGGCCGGCGACGCGATCAATTACTCGCTTAGCTATGTTTTCCTCTTGCTCGCGTCACATCTCCTCGGTGCCGGGAATCTTGGCGCTTACTACTGGGTCTTTGCTATCGCCAGTCTCTTGGGGGAGTTCGCCGATTGCGGCACCGGACAGGGGTTGATCTATTACGGGCCGAGATTCGAAGCGGAAAAAGGGATGAATAAGTCACTGCCGCTCTTCCGTTTTGTCCTCCGTTTCACCCTGACTAACGCCGTCATCCTCGGTTGTCTTTTGTTTCTCTTTGCTCCGCAGATCACCGCTTATTTCAATAAGCCGGAATTGATCGGGTTGCTGCGGCTCTGTTCGGTGGCCTTGCCGCTCGGCTTGTTCTGGCCGGTCCTGTATAAGTATTGTGTTGCCCGCTTCAAGATCGTCGAGGGGATAATTTATGGCGACATCGTCCGCCCAATACTTCGGGTGACGATCCTTTTATTGTTTATCCTGATCGGGACGAAGGCTATCGCCTTGGTCGGCACGGAGCTCTTGGTCGGCTTGTTGATGATCGTCCTTGGGCTCCTGGTCATTCGCCGGCTGTGGGGTAAGGTGCTGTTTAGCGGTGACCTGACGGGTGGGGAGAAGCGGTCGCTTTTATTCTATTCCCTCCCATTCTTGCCGCTTAACCTGGCACGAGGGGAGCGGGCAATTTTGATCTTGACCGGCTTCTTCCTGGCGGTCACTCAAGTCGGCATCTTCGGCGTCGTCCTGAAATTAGCGGCGATCTCGCAGGTTATCCTGACCGGGCTCAACTTCGTCTTCCGGCCCATGGTCGCCAAGCTTTATGTCGAAAGAGATATGACGACACTTAATTCACTTTACAAAGCGATCACTCGCTGGATCTTTATCTTGACCCTCCCGTTCTCCTATCTTTTCATCTTCTATCCCGGAGCGGTCCTGGGGTTATTTGGCGAGAAGTTTGCCGCCGGCTCTGTCGCCTTGGTCATTGTCGCGGTTGGCTATCTCTTTGAATACGGGACGAGCGCCACCCAGGTGATAATAAATATGACCGGCAAAAGCTGGTGGAGCTTGCTGAACCAGCTGGCTTATTTGGCGGTCATTGCCGGGCTGGGGGTTTGGCTGATCCCCGGTTACGGGATCATCGGGGCGGCGATCGCGGTCGCTTCGGCTATTGTGGTCGTTAATCTTTTGCGCCTATACCAATCGTATCGGATCGTCGGCTTTACTCCGTATAGTTTCTACTTGCTTAAACCTATCTGTGCGGCGGCCATTTCAGGGCTGGTTTGGCAGTTCGTTTTTCCGCTGGGCGGGGCGCTCCCCTGGATGAAGTTAGCGGTGTTAGCGGCCGGCTATGTCACCCTCTACGCGTCACTTGTCTTGTTAATGAAGCTGGATCAAGGGGAGAAAGAATTACTCTCGGCGGCTAGGCGGAAGTTCGGAAGGACCTAA
- a CDS encoding NAD(P)-dependent oxidoreductase, with the protein MRKKIFITGASGCVGHYLFDELANLPDTELILLVRNPAKLKFDPRQYPNVTLIVDDLKNIASHAAVVQQADQVVHLAADWGGNEGNYDYTLSFFQLLDPAKCRKVIYFSTASILGQDNKVTDAAEKFGTHYIRSKYRIYKKLPELKMAGKIITLFPTWVIGGDAKHPYSHAAEGIVGIKPWLKLVRFFTVDASFHFIHARDMARMTKYLLDNDLPAKEYVLGNAPLTAGELIKQICNYWGVKVFWQLPIGLPLVQFLARVTGRKFHPWDLYCLNHRHFVYRTVNAASFGLSGGLETVAALLRSFRTSA; encoded by the coding sequence GTGAGGAAGAAGATCTTCATCACCGGTGCCTCGGGCTGCGTCGGGCATTATTTATTCGACGAGCTGGCCAACCTTCCTGACACCGAACTTATTCTCCTGGTCAGGAACCCGGCCAAGCTGAAGTTCGATCCGCGGCAATATCCAAACGTCACCTTGATCGTCGACGACCTCAAGAACATCGCTAGTCACGCCGCGGTCGTCCAGCAAGCCGATCAGGTCGTCCATCTGGCGGCCGATTGGGGCGGGAACGAGGGGAATTACGATTACACCCTCTCCTTTTTTCAACTTCTCGATCCGGCTAAATGCCGCAAAGTGATCTATTTCTCCACCGCCAGCATTTTGGGCCAGGATAATAAAGTAACGGACGCGGCCGAGAAATTCGGCACTCATTATATCCGGAGCAAATACCGGATATATAAGAAACTGCCGGAACTGAAGATGGCCGGGAAGATCATCACCCTCTTCCCGACCTGGGTGATCGGCGGCGACGCCAAACATCCCTACTCCCACGCGGCCGAAGGGATCGTCGGGATCAAACCGTGGTTAAAACTGGTCCGTTTCTTCACCGTCGACGCCAGCTTCCATTTTATCCACGCGCGCGACATGGCCCGGATGACCAAATACTTGCTGGACAACGATCTGCCGGCCAAAGAATATGTTCTGGGTAACGCGCCGTTGACCGCAGGAGAGCTGATCAAACAGATCTGTAACTACTGGGGGGTTAAGGTTTTCTGGCAACTGCCGATCGGTTTGCCGCTGGTCCAGTTCCTCGCGCGCGTCACCGGACGGAAATTCCACCCCTGGGACCTCTATTGCCTCAACCACCGGCACTTCGTTTACCGGACGGTCAACGCGGCCAGTTTCGGTTTAAGCGGCGGGCTGGAAACAGTCGCGGCCCTGCTTAGGTCCTTCCGAACTTCCGCCTAG
- a CDS encoding D-sedoheptulose 7-phosphate isomerase encodes MQEKIKAEIKESIAVKTEVLKSLVPAIEKAARTMIEALKTGNKILFFGNGGSAADAQHLAAELVGRFLKDRAALPGLALTTDTSILTALSNDFGFETVFARQVEALAKPGDVAFGISTSGNSKNVLTALEKAREMNCKTIGLLGCDGGRIAEVVDVSITVPCRATPRVQESHITIGHILCGLVEQELFPA; translated from the coding sequence ATGCAGGAAAAGATCAAAGCGGAAATAAAGGAAAGCATCGCGGTCAAGACCGAGGTGCTGAAATCGCTCGTCCCAGCGATCGAAAAAGCGGCCCGGACCATGATCGAAGCGCTCAAGACAGGCAATAAAATCCTTTTCTTCGGTAACGGCGGTTCGGCTGCCGACGCCCAGCATCTCGCCGCCGAACTGGTCGGCCGTTTCTTAAAAGACCGGGCGGCCCTCCCCGGCCTCGCCCTGACGACCGACACCTCGATCCTCACCGCCCTCTCCAATGATTTTGGTTTTGAAACGGTCTTCGCCCGCCAGGTGGAAGCGCTGGCCAAGCCGGGCGACGTCGCTTTTGGGATATCAACTTCCGGGAATTCGAAAAACGTCTTGACCGCGCTGGAGAAAGCGCGGGAAATGAACTGTAAGACGATCGGCCTGCTCGGCTGTGACGGCGGCCGGATCGCCGAGGTCGTTGACGTCTCGATCACCGTCCCCTGCCGCGCCACTCCCCGGGTCCAGGAGAGCCACATTACTATCGGCCATATCCTCTGCGGCCTGGTCGAACAGGAGCTCTTTCCGGCATGA
- a CDS encoding V-type ATP synthase subunit D, whose amino-acid sequence MRIRVNPTRMQLLRLRRRLELARRGHKLLKDKLDGLVQRFFTLKKDYLELRDRLEPELAKIFGQAAFAYALSAPEVFATDVQQPTVSLDTTVRSIMGVRIPDYHLKVEGEPVFNDLLSSVELREAASGFSAILPELVRLAALSQSLRLVAGQIIETRRRVNALEYILIPELDRNARLIVMKLSEQERSSKVILLKLGG is encoded by the coding sequence ATGCGGATCAGAGTTAACCCGACCAGAATGCAGCTCCTCCGCCTCCGGCGGCGGCTGGAGCTCGCCCGACGGGGCCATAAACTGCTCAAGGATAAATTAGACGGCCTCGTCCAGCGCTTCTTCACCCTAAAAAAAGATTATCTCGAATTGCGCGACCGGCTGGAACCGGAGCTGGCCAAGATCTTCGGCCAGGCTGCTTTCGCCTATGCTTTGTCAGCCCCGGAAGTATTTGCCACTGACGTTCAACAGCCAACGGTCTCGCTCGACACGACCGTTAGAAGTATTATGGGGGTACGGATCCCGGATTATCATTTGAAAGTCGAAGGGGAACCAGTTTTTAACGATTTGCTTTCCTCGGTCGAACTACGGGAAGCGGCCTCCGGGTTCAGCGCCATCCTCCCCGAATTGGTCAGGTTGGCGGCGCTTAGCCAGTCGCTCCGGCTGGTCGCCGGACAAATTATCGAAACACGGCGGCGGGTAAATGCGCTAGAATATATCCTGATCCCGGAACTTGACCGGAACGCCCGCTTGATCGTGATGAAACTGTCGGAGCAGGAAAGAAGCAGTAAGGTTATTTTATTGAAATTGGGAGGCTGA
- a CDS encoding V-type ATP synthase subunit B: MVKTIEIAGPLILLEGVTGAAYDELVEIKLRSGEKRLGKVLELDGDKALIQVFEGTEGLDVTTVNYQFRGRGLELPVSPDMTGRIFSGLGRPIDGAPPVIPAKRLDINGEPINPYARDYPDDFIQTGISTIDGLNTLSRGQKLPIFSGAGLAHSRLAAQIARQATVRQEGEAFSVVFGAMGITYEEAEFFISNFRQTGAIENSVLFINLASDPAIERIATPRLALTAAEYLAFEQGRHVLVILTDMTNYCESLREVSAARREVPGRRGYPGYLYTDLGTLYERAGRIKGRPGSITMMPILTMPDDDKTHPIPDLTGYITEGQIILSRDLERKGIYPPVDPLPSLSRLRDKAIGKGKTREDHAGVANQLFAAYARGREVRELVVILGEAALSELDRQYFKFADAFEEKFIRQGEKENRTIETTLTIAWQLLALLPRTELKRIKDEIITKYADQS; encoded by the coding sequence ATGGTCAAGACGATCGAAATAGCCGGACCGCTGATCCTGCTCGAGGGAGTGACCGGCGCCGCCTACGACGAGCTGGTCGAGATCAAACTCCGCTCCGGCGAGAAACGCCTGGGGAAAGTTCTCGAGCTTGACGGCGATAAGGCTCTTATCCAGGTCTTTGAAGGGACCGAAGGGCTCGATGTTACCACGGTCAATTACCAGTTCCGGGGCCGGGGACTTGAACTCCCGGTCTCGCCCGATATGACCGGCCGGATCTTCTCCGGCCTGGGCCGGCCGATCGATGGCGCGCCGCCGGTCATTCCGGCCAAACGGCTCGATATCAACGGCGAACCGATCAACCCCTACGCCCGCGATTACCCGGACGACTTTATCCAGACCGGCATCTCAACTATCGACGGCTTGAACACTTTAAGCCGCGGACAAAAACTGCCGATCTTCTCGGGTGCTGGGCTGGCCCATTCGCGCCTGGCCGCTCAGATCGCCCGCCAGGCGACCGTGCGGCAGGAGGGCGAAGCTTTCTCCGTCGTCTTTGGCGCCATGGGGATCACCTACGAAGAAGCGGAATTCTTTATCTCAAATTTCCGCCAGACCGGGGCGATCGAGAATTCGGTCCTCTTCATCAACCTCGCATCCGACCCGGCGATCGAGCGGATCGCCACGCCGCGCCTGGCGCTGACCGCCGCCGAGTATCTCGCCTTTGAGCAAGGGCGGCACGTCCTGGTCATCCTGACCGACATGACCAATTACTGCGAAAGCCTGCGCGAAGTTTCCGCCGCCCGGCGCGAGGTCCCCGGCCGCCGCGGCTACCCCGGTTATCTCTACACCGATCTCGGCACCCTCTACGAACGGGCGGGCCGGATCAAAGGTCGTCCCGGCTCGATCACTATGATGCCGATCCTGACCATGCCCGATGACGACAAGACCCACCCGATCCCCGACTTGACCGGTTATATCACCGAAGGGCAGATCATCTTAAGCCGCGACCTGGAACGGAAAGGGATCTACCCGCCGGTCGACCCGCTCCCCTCCCTCTCCCGCTTGCGCGATAAAGCAATTGGCAAAGGAAAAACCAGGGAAGACCATGCCGGCGTGGCCAACCAGTTGTTCGCCGCCTATGCCCGCGGGCGCGAGGTCCGCGAATTGGTCGTTATCCTCGGCGAAGCCGCTCTCTCGGAGCTCGACCGGCAATATTTTAAGTTCGCCGACGCTTTTGAGGAAAAATTCATCCGCCAGGGGGAGAAAGAGAACCGGACGATCGAAACGACCTTGACGATCGCCTGGCAGCTCCTCGCTCTCCTGCCGCGGACCGAGCTGAAACGGATCAAGGACGAGATAATAACCAAATATGCGGATCAGAGTTAA